The nucleotide sequence CTCTAGCCTACGTGTGGATGATATTCTACTCTATGAAAAATTAATGGGCACCTACAAAGATATCATTGTTAGTCGTAGAATATTGAGCACTGTCATCGATGCGCACCCAAGTGAGCTTTCGCTAAATAAATTACGTTCGATGATGACCGTTATAATCAGTACCAGTTCTCAGGTGATCACCATTCGAGTAGCCGACCCTGACTATTCACTCGCCACTCGATTCGCCAATGAGATTGCAGAATCGTTCCAATCTAAGCTGGGTAGCTTAATGGACGTCAACAATGTACAAATTTTGGATTATGCTGTAGAAGTCCCTAATCCAACACCCATGTCTCCAAGAGTAAAATTTAATATTGCTCTTGCTTTTCTTATCAGTATCCTCTTATTTAGCAGTGCTGCAGTCATAATCGCCTACTTCGACACGCGCATACGTACTGAGGAGGACTTATTCAGCACTACTAAACTTCCATTGCTTGGAACGATCCCTTTAACAGATTCTATGTCGAATAAAAAACAAGCAAAGCGGGAGGATAAGGATGACTAGTCGAAAAAAACTACCTGTACT is from Candidatus Cohnella colombiensis and encodes:
- a CDS encoding Wzz/FepE/Etk N-terminal domain-containing protein; this encodes MKELDLHQYIRIIRKKSLFILLLTAIVTGATLATNVYYFHPQYSNSVTLLVNDRNKQGSSLRVDDILLYEKLMGTYKDIIVSRRILSTVIDAHPSELSLNKLRSMMTVIISTSSQVITIRVADPDYSLATRFANEIAESFQSKLGSLMDVNNVQILDYAVEVPNPTPMSPRVKFNIALAFLISILLFSSAAVIIAYFDTRIRTEEDLFSTTKLPLLGTIPLTDSMSNKKQAKREDKDD